In Treponema rectale, a single genomic region encodes these proteins:
- a CDS encoding LPP20 family lipoprotein, with protein MKNIKSILSVLLSVVFVSCSSTKVPVPEYISDCHEYYDEGIYLSAVGEGKTLEEARIAAAVEISRYIQTEIDSNVKIEMFYKETDGKINLNESSSSVNSSKSNFIFTGLEYSEVYKPKKTYYIAAYIEKAKAYNQVNVETKILMNEFLELYSAAEKEDPLSAVSDFSKAKQFTPALIEKINILTAIDSGRAADEYAECTKKISLLETKKNESLKKSAVQIQKIDEDYENIIYSQVEASLKNAGLGVSKGAAAYKANVTVDLNKVTEGDGELLVARPSAEIEILYKDETVYTITVSVDEKTLAYGMDKLRRESLKKLAKKIAADFGKDFSAR; from the coding sequence ATGAAAAACATTAAGAGTATTTTGTCCGTATTGCTGTCGGTTGTTTTTGTTTCCTGTTCATCAACAAAGGTTCCTGTTCCGGAATATATATCTGATTGTCATGAATATTATGATGAGGGAATTTATTTAAGCGCAGTAGGTGAAGGCAAGACTCTGGAAGAAGCAAGAATTGCTGCTGCTGTAGAAATCAGCCGTTACATTCAGACAGAAATTGATTCAAATGTAAAAATAGAAATGTTTTATAAAGAAACAGATGGAAAAATAAATTTAAATGAAAGTTCTTCTAGTGTAAATTCATCAAAATCGAATTTTATTTTTACGGGGCTTGAGTATTCTGAAGTTTATAAGCCGAAGAAAACTTATTATATTGCCGCTTATATAGAAAAAGCAAAGGCGTATAATCAGGTAAATGTAGAAACAAAAATTCTTATGAATGAATTCCTTGAATTGTATTCCGCAGCAGAAAAAGAAGATCCTCTTTCAGCAGTTTCTGATTTTTCTAAAGCAAAACAGTTTACGCCTGCTTTAATTGAAAAAATAAATATTCTTACAGCCATTGATTCTGGTCGTGCTGCAGATGAATATGCAGAGTGTACAAAAAAGATTTCGCTGCTGGAAACAAAGAAGAATGAATCATTAAAAAAGAGTGCCGTGCAGATTCAGAAAATTGATGAAGATTATGAAAATATTATTTATTCCCAGGTAGAAGCATCTTTGAAAAATGCCGGGCTTGGAGTTTCAAAAGGAGCTGCTGCCTATAAGGCAAATGTAACTGTTGATTTAAATAAAGTAACTGAAGGCGATGGAGAACTTCTTGTTGCCCGTCCGTCTGCAGAAATAGAGATTCTTTATAAAGATGAAACGGTTTATACAATCACTGTTTCGGTTGACGAAAAAACCCTTGCTTACGGCATGGATAAACTCCGGCGGGAATCATTAAAAAAATTAGCAAAGAAAATTGCCGCTGATTTCGGAAAGGATTTTTCTGCAAGATAA
- a CDS encoding cytidine deaminase, which yields MDKNATYKKLVEEAIKMLNFSYVPYSHFHVGAALLTTEDEIYTGCNIENSAFGPTNCAERTAFFKAISEGKKTFKAIAIVGGPNGIIKDFCPPCGVCRQVMREFCKDDFEIILGKSPDNYIVKTLKEILPLSFGSEDLEK from the coding sequence ATGGATAAAAATGCGACATACAAAAAGCTGGTTGAAGAAGCCATAAAAATGCTGAACTTTTCTTACGTTCCATATTCACATTTTCACGTCGGAGCTGCACTTCTTACAACAGAAGATGAAATTTACACAGGCTGCAACATAGAAAACTCGGCTTTCGGTCCAACAAACTGCGCTGAACGTACTGCTTTTTTCAAAGCAATAAGTGAAGGTAAAAAAACATTTAAGGCCATTGCAATAGTTGGAGGTCCAAACGGAATTATAAAAGATTTTTGTCCTCCATGCGGTGTATGCCGTCAGGTTATGCGGGAATTCTGCAAAGATGATTTTGAAATCATTCTTGGTAAATCACCGGACAATTATATTGTAAAAACTCTTAAAGAAATTCTTCCCCTCAGTTTTGGCAGCGAAGATTTGGAAAAATAA
- the purD gene encoding phosphoribosylamine--glycine ligase: MKVAVIGNGGREHTIAWKIAQSSNVEEVICIPGNGGTALENKCRNVEVQNSDYAGAAKANGCTLAVVGPENPLSEGAADALWAAGIPVIGPKKAGAQLEASKDLAKAFMKKYGVACAKSETFTDEKSALEYVEQQGAPIVIKADGLAAGKGVVVALTLDEAKQAVKDLMEGSAVGDAGKKIVIEEYLRGVEISVLAAVSVTPEYAKEGKAAIASFLSARDHKRLLDGAKGPNTGGMGAICPVDDFTEDLKKKFYEEIEFPTLRGLVEEGYDYRGFIFFGIMLTKDGPKALEYNVRLGDPETQAVLPMMDFDFVEMCQAIIDGNLKNFDFKWKSGYQVAPVAVSGGYPKAYKKGMTISEDKAKVEETGAKIFIAGAVAESESGKTVLKTSGGRVLACSAHGSTFDEAWKKSYAALEAVSFEGMFYRKDIGLPGAAESN, from the coding sequence ATGAAAGTAGCAGTAATTGGAAACGGTGGACGCGAACACACAATCGCTTGGAAGATTGCTCAGAGCAGCAATGTTGAAGAGGTTATCTGTATTCCTGGAAACGGCGGTACAGCATTAGAAAACAAGTGCCGCAACGTAGAAGTGCAGAATTCAGATTATGCAGGAGCTGCAAAAGCAAATGGATGTACGCTTGCTGTTGTTGGCCCTGAGAATCCGCTTTCAGAAGGTGCAGCAGATGCTTTGTGGGCAGCAGGTATTCCTGTTATAGGACCAAAAAAAGCAGGGGCTCAGCTTGAGGCAAGTAAGGATCTTGCAAAAGCATTCATGAAAAAGTACGGAGTTGCCTGTGCAAAAAGCGAAACATTTACTGATGAAAAATCTGCTCTTGAATATGTTGAACAGCAGGGAGCACCGATTGTAATAAAAGCAGATGGTCTTGCTGCCGGAAAGGGTGTTGTTGTTGCACTTACCCTTGATGAAGCAAAGCAGGCCGTAAAAGATTTGATGGAAGGATCTGCAGTTGGAGATGCCGGAAAGAAAATTGTAATTGAAGAATATCTTCGCGGAGTAGAGATTTCTGTTCTTGCAGCAGTCAGCGTTACTCCTGAATATGCAAAAGAAGGAAAAGCTGCCATAGCTTCTTTCTTAAGTGCCCGTGATCATAAACGCCTTCTTGATGGTGCAAAAGGTCCTAATACCGGTGGAATGGGTGCTATCTGTCCTGTTGATGATTTTACTGAAGATCTTAAGAAAAAATTTTATGAAGAAATAGAATTTCCTACTTTACGGGGTCTTGTTGAAGAAGGCTACGATTATCGCGGATTTATTTTCTTCGGTATCATGCTTACAAAAGACGGACCTAAAGCTCTGGAATATAATGTTCGTCTTGGTGACCCGGAAACACAGGCTGTTCTTCCGATGATGGATTTTGATTTTGTAGAAATGTGTCAGGCTATAATCGACGGTAACTTGAAGAACTTTGATTTTAAGTGGAAGTCTGGTTATCAGGTTGCTCCGGTTGCAGTAAGCGGAGGATATCCTAAGGCATATAAAAAAGGAATGACGATTTCTGAAGATAAAGCTAAAGTTGAAGAAACTGGAGCAAAGATTTTTATAGCAGGTGCCGTTGCAGAATCTGAATCAGGAAAAACTGTTCTTAAGACAAGCGGAGGACGTGTTCTTGCCTGCTCAGCACATGGTTCAACTTTTGATGAAGCCTGGAAAAAATCTTATGCAGCCCTTGAAGCAGTAAGTTTTGAAGGTATGTTCTATCGTAAAGATATCGGACTTCCTGGAGCTGCAGAATCTAATTAG